The window CATTTAGCAATACGTGGTATTTTTGATTGCTGCCATACTGGCAATTATTGTCCTGAGTGGGGAATTTCATACATTCTGCAATGTGTGAAGCAGTCACCCAATGAAAAATTATAGTACCTTGTTGAACAGCACCAAGTCAGTGATAATATCCTATTTCCCAAAACTAGTATTTACCATCAAAGGACCAAGGGCTTTGGGTGTTTCTTACTCAACTTCTAAGATGGCTAGGTGATATAGAGGAGCCAGAAGATCCAAACATGATCTTCTATGTAGAGGCCTTTTCTTGGCTGCATTATAATGAATCTTCATCTGCTAATGCATACAAGTTAGGTCAGTCTTCAGAGTTTAACCTCTGGAAGATGTGGGTTGAAGGAAATGTAAGCATGAAAGCCATGGTTATGgaaccatgtattttttatttactctgagGGCTGCATTCTCATAACATGGTTTTGTAATAGAGGATAATATGGCCCTTCTTTACTGCTAGTTGAGATATTTTACCACAGGTAGTCTTCTAGCATCCTTAATAATATTCTTGATCTGAATGTTGCTTTATAAGTGATGTTTGAAAGTAGGTACACTTTCATATGGAAAgcatgtaatattaaaaaatgggATGAATTGAAACTTAAGGATCAAAATCATGGTGAAGTAAACCATAACACGAGAAGATTACACAAGAATGCTCAGACAAAACAGGCTGCATTCCAATTTCCAGAAATGGGAACGGACTATTTATAAATTTCCCGATACAGTCCCACATGATCTTCTTAGGATTGTCAAAGACAGTGGACTGGCTCGGAGCATCTTTCCCCATCCAGGATGCATGGGTTCTTCCAGATTCAGTTGTCTAATTAACTATGACTGTCAGCAGTCAACATGTGCCGGACACTGTACTAGACTCTTACATAACATAAATCATCTTCATAACCCACTTTATTTGGAAGAGAATGTAATAAACTAccaagttacaaaaaaaaaaaaggaaaaaatcaattattggtcaaaataaaaccaaaaatgctTATAAAGGGATGGGGAGTATAGATTCATCTTTGATAACATAGAAAGTTGTATTTGTGAACTTTCTCAAAGAGTTTAATATGCTTAGTTCTGCAGTGTGGAAAAACTTCAGAAAGATACTTATTTATCAACAATAGTTCTTTATCCacattctgtattttctgtatttaaaactGCATAATTGATCCAAAGTACCTTTCAACTGACCCTCAGTTACTTAGAGACATGTATCTGAATATCAAGAAAAACACTCTTCTAAGTCTTATTGACCAACTATAATAGATAAATACCCTTCATTACAAGTGAAGCTAACTGGTTACAAAtagtttgtgattttctttttttaaagagacaatttGTTTTGCCTTGTTAAAATGGTATTTAATCAGCCCTCATCTGCATGATTTCTAAAGCTTAATATTATCTTTACtgtttagaaatgaataaaatatataaaaccattcATAGgatgatgataaaaaataatttgtccaagaatctgtattttcagTGTCACCacaatattttgtaaatgttcaaCTATACTTTCATTCAATGAGGAGTCCTGTGAcagatttttagtcttttttgtgtgtgtgtgcattcagttaatattttgtaTCTAATTTAATCCACCGATTTTTTACAGGCTCAAAAAACTCAGAAACCACCCCAGAAACCAGCCCCCACAGTTGTTTCTGTAGCTCCAGCTGTCAAAGATCCATTGGTTAAGAAACCAGAAACTAAACTCAAACAAGAGACAACTTTTCTAGCATTTAAGAGAACAGAGGTCAAGGTACAgtacattccatttttttctaagattggattttaatttaattgactAAAAAATACTTacttgagggacgcctgggtggctcagttggctgagcatccgtcttcggctcagatcatgatctcagggtttatgggttcgagccctgcgtcaggctctgtgctgacagctcagagcctggcgctccttcagattctgtgtctccctctccctttgcccttcccccgctctctgtctctctctctctctctctctctctctctctctctctctcagaaataaacagttgaaaaaaaaaatccaacatgaAATCGTTTTATGGCAAATAAGTTAAGGCCTTGGCTGTCATGTTGATTCTGATTTAAAGGTTTTGgtatttttatgataaaagttaatacattttttactatggaaaaaaaatggttccattcacatattaaaaagcaaatggcTTTCTAACTAAGATAATGGGTAGTTTTTACTTACAGTAAAAATTGAGGAATAgttgagaaatttattttctttactgaaagACTAAGAAATTACTTGGTCTGGATTATTggtgttgtttttacttttgcttgTCCTGATAGTATTATAAGCCATCTGTCATTCTGTGGAAAAGCAATACCAGTAACAGCAAGCCATTAAACTAAAACGCTATGAACACAGAACTTGCTTTCTGTTTGTACTTCATAAGTGTTGGTCTTTTTAATTACTTCAGATGGGTTTTCTTCTGTGATGTTTGTTGAAAGATCATTTAGCCATATGGCAGACAGTTTTGTGtttaatagaaaaggaaaaaattagattttttcaTAACTGAAAATTAAGTTTACCACACTTGtgtccttttgctttctttactAACTTTTTCTCATTACCTGTGTGCATTCCTCTAGGAATTTGTAATTTATGTGTGGTTTATCTTCTCTGGATAATCTTACGAGAAAGTTACTGTGTAATGTATAATGTGAAAAAATCCTATTGTTTTTCAGAGAACGTGAACAAAAATCTGGGCTTTTCCTCTTACAAATATCTCAGCACTCTATTCTGATTACTTTTCACATGggttaaaaatgtttacatgcaGATGGTATTGAAGGCTACCTTGtaagaagtaaaaatgtttttttaccaACTCTCCCAGAGTTCAGGTTTAAAGTATAACAGCATATATTTTAGGCATGGTAATTACCATATTGATAAGTAAATTAGTGTTTGTAGGACTTAATCTTTTACCTGTAATAAATTTTACACTTTTGTGACTCTTCTTAAGAATATAAAGGTAGAGAGCATGCTGGTGAGAAGTTCAGTTTATAATTAATTTGAACAAAGTACATTTTTGCCCAGTGCGGAGGTGAAAAAAATTTGTCCTCGTGTGAATGAgagcaatatttatttatatagtgaCGCTGGTATCACTGTTAGCTTTTGATTGGCCGTGAAGTTAATTAGAGAAACTAAGGTGTTAAATCTTTAAGAAATTCATCTGGGAGTGAGTCAGACCTGCCTAAATGTCACTGTGCAGCTCTTGAGGCGGTTAATAAAATCCTTTATACAGAGCAGGGATCTCTTCTTATGTGATAGTTTCAATGGAAACCTGAACAAATTGTGGAAATAAAGTTATGAAACCTTTTTAATATATCACCAGAGCTGTATAATTACAAATAGTTAACATTGcaaatctgtatatattttgcaaTGCAGGAGCTATTTACTCAAAATTGGTAttgggacattttaaaaaaaaacagattctggggcgcctgggtggctcagttggttaagtgtctgactcttgactttggctcacgtcatgatctcactgtttgtgactttgagccccacggcaggctcttGTATGGATAGCgaggaacctgcttaagattctgattccctctctctgtcccttcccgacttgctcactctctctcaaaataaacaaaaataaacttaaaaaaattatttaaaaaatgaattcagaatcTGACACATTTACTCAATAAGTAATTATCAAATAAATCTGTTTATCTCAGACATCTTCTAAATTTCCTGGGTATgagcatttttattcattaagaGTGGATTCTGTTTTTGAAATGATCCACAAGCCATTTGGAGCAAAGTCTAAAGAATAAGGTGCTTTACTGAGCTAGATATTACTTTATTTAGGTGAAAAACAAGTTAAAGCATTAAATCTGATTTTTCTGATAGACCTTGTAACTGAATCTAAAAGCAATTCCCAAAAAGGAatttcatacatttctttttcagaatcatTAGAACAAGAATATGGCATCCCAGAATTTCTGCTTTGGAAGTGGTAGCATCCATTAGCTATGAATAAgtttaatgtttgtgttttttggtttttggtttttgttgtttttttttttttttcagatcagtTTCATAAGAACTTAATTTGGTGGTGTGATTTAAATTTCCCAAACCATTACTTCTGTATAAAAAGTCCAAAATTAAACTtgttatatatttaagaatattacaTTATGTATTAATTATACTTGGCTCTAAAGCaatatttatcttgttttttagACATCCACGGCTATTTCAGGAAATTCTTCTAGTACCAGTGTTTCTTCTTCAGTAACTAGTGGCCTAACTGGATGGGCAGCTTTTGCAGCTAAAACTTCTTCTGCTGGTCCATCAACAGCAAAGTTGAGTTCAACAACCCAAAACAATAGTGGGAAACCAGCTACCTCATCAACTAACCAGAAGCCTGTGGGTTTGACTGGTCTGGCGACATCATCTAAAAGTGGAATAGGTTCCAAAATAGGTTCCAATAACAACACTGCACCCACTGTACCCTTGAAACCACCTCCACCTCTAACTTTGGGCAAAACTGGCCTTAGTCGCTCCGTTAGTTGTGACAATGTTAGCAAAGTGGGTCTTCCTAGTCCGAGTAGTTTAGTTCCAGGAAGCACCAGCCAACTCAGTGGGAATGGAAATAGTGGGACATCAGGGTCCAGTGGAAATACCACTAGCAAAACCACTTCAGAATCAAGCAGCTCTCCCTTAGCATCCCTTAAAGGTCCAACTTCACAAGAATCACAGCTCAATGCCATGAAGCGATTACAGATGGTCAAGAAGAAAGCTGCCCAGAAGAAACTCAAGAAGTAATCTGGCCAAGTAGGTTTTTATTTGACATTACCCTAAAATCTTATTATTAGGACATAACCTGTAATAtactataatttaataaaaattttcacaatgaaatttctattatttcttacctTAAAATGCTAAATGTTATTTAACAAAATttggaaatctttttattttaaatctctttaccatttttaagtttcCATGGTGTGTGAAAACACTGACTAGCATGATTAATTCtttgggttcctgggtggctcagtcagttgagcatccgactcttgatctcaacttagggtcatgatctcacagttcctgagttcaagccccatcacagcatggagcctgcttgagattctgtctctccctctttctgcccttccctgttcacactcgttctttgtctctctctctctctctctctctcactctcactctctcaataaataaataaataaataaatgaactaaaaaaaaaaaaccacaaagtaaTTAATTCTTGATGAGAACTTCTAGAATCCCAAGAGACTGGTagtatatgtgaatttttttaaaaaaggaatagttCATCTTCTAGCAAAGCCCTAAGAATTAGGGTTTTGAATTAGGTGCCTTATAAGATGGCAGGAATGCCACTTTATTATAAAGTTTTCTACTTTCCCCTCAATATTCCAGATATTCATTGTTAGTCCCCAGCCTCATTTCATGATTCTCCCTCTTACCCCAAATATTTCATCTCCccattttcaaaattaactttttataactgatttctcacatttctgtatTATACCTTTTTTATCACTTCATATAATTATTTAGGGATGTATCTCTTCTGTAGATTGTGAACTCCCATGCccttttaatgcaatatttttctcccattgcCCACTTTTCCTCACATTGCCAGTCTAACATCTGCACATAGTTAGTACCTAATAAAGTTGAGTTTTGATTTACCCTGATTATACACACACCTGAGAATTCTTGAGCAAAATATCCACTCCAAAACAATTCCTGACTTGTTTACATGCTGGTAGTTTCTTCCTAtaccatgaaaagaaaaagggctgCTTTATTTCTATTGCCCAAATGTATTGTAACGTTTCAATTTTAGTTACCTTTGTATAAAAGAAGCTCCTATATCATGATTAaatcttgaaattattttgatgTGTGTGTACATTGTTAAATCACAAAATGTGGGGAGTCTGAGCAGTAGCCTTATTTGTAAATTAACAAATTAGCCTACTGTTGTTTTACATATAGTTTTTGACAGAAGATATGAGGCTTTCTGGCCCAGAGAAACAGTTTATTACTCACAGGAAAATTCAACAGCCATTTCATACTTCATGAATACCTCATTTCATCCAGAAACTGGAAGTCCAAAATTTCCTTCATTCATTAGACTATGAGCAGCCTTATTTCTTCAACTTTGATATGTGCTACTAAATCTTTAAAACCTCTAATCTCAAACCGAGTCCCTTAATCTCTAGCTTTTTCtaacaatttctaaaatatattgatATGAGATTTCTGTGACAATAAAAGGAAAGCTACTATTTTAAACTACCCTTAAATAATGGCACTAAATTATTCATAGTAAAATAGAATCCAAGATTGAGATAATCCCATTACTTACATGTGGAGTAAACATCTATTTACATGTTGAAAATCTGCCTACAGATGTTTCTGTTTTGAGAAACAGATTTCTGTGGATTAAACATAATTTGGCATGAGCCCCAAATCCCCATTAGGAtcaaaaagactataaaaaaaaaaaaaaaaaaggaaaacccataAAATCATCATATTTGTTTATAGGTCAGGGCTAGTTTGACCTAAACTGGACAAAACGATCTGATACAAGCTAAGCTCGAATTAACAGTTCGTGTGACTGCAGTACCTATGAAAACTTAAAGCCGTAATGTACAGTTTGCACACTGGCACTTGAAGGGGAAAATTTTATCCCATCACAGCCAGAACACATGTACTGGAAAGAGTTGAGAAGAGACGCAACTTTTAATTTCTGTAGTATTTCAGAGAGGATGTTAGAAGCCTTTTAGGAAGTTATTTTTCATTGAGCATGGCTCTTTGTATAGGTTGtatgtgcataaatatatatttggaatctGTACATATGTGTAAGTATGCAAACATCTAGTACTGTATATAATTCAGTTTGATATTTCATAcaggtatttttatattaaagttttCTTCAGGTAGATCTTAGACTGATTTTTtccataccatttttttttccaaaggtcatgcttttatttatttttttaaatataatttgttgtccagctggcttacatataacatccagtgctcatcccaacaagtgctctcctcaatccccatcacccattttccccactcccccacctccccctatccaccctcagttcgttccctgtatttaagagtctcttgtggtttgcctccttccctctctgttactatttttttcccccttcccttcccccatggtcttctgttaagtttctcaagatccacatatgagtgaaaacaaatgatatctgtccttttctgacttaattcactcaacataatacgttccagttccatccacattgctacaaatggcatgatttcattccttctcattgccaagtaatattccattgtatatataaaccacatcttctttatccattcatcagttccaTACCATTAAGTGAGCTACAAAGCTTTTTAACTGACCATGTGATGAAAGTCGCCAGCTTTACATTAATagtatttatcatttaatttattttgttgcaCATAggtttccccaccaccaccactagaTTTTAAATTGGATGAGGACAGAGATCTTGATTTGCACACCATTAGCACACCATTGCACAGCATCCCACTgtaattctcaataaatattatgccAGTGAATGAATAGACCTATAAGTAGGTGAGCCAAAGTAAGCTTTTAGGATTGTAAGCTCAAATCATATTTTAGTAGAAATTTGGTCAATATCACTTTATGCACATTGTGCTTTGTTAGATTTTGgtgacttaacaaaaaaaaaaaaccactaaacgAACCCTGGCTTAAAGTCAGAAGACCTGATTTTGAATCCCAGTCCCTCCATATATGAGCTGTGTAatccttggtttcctcctctataaaatataGATGATAATTAATGAGATAAAATGGAAGGCATCTAACATTCTAAGGTTAGGTTTCTGATTCTGATACCTAACAAGGATGTCATGGTACTGTTTATTAGTAACAGATTATTTAATTATACTGTGATGATCACAGGTTGTATAGGAAAtacatcattttataaaaataaatatattaatacaataatcttaaaaattatataaagaattagAGAAAGCCATAAATACATTTACACACCTTAGTATTGTTTTCTTGTAAGATAAACTTGACTAAGCATATACCCCCTACATTTTTGAACAAGAGCTACTCATTCTGCTATATGCTAAGGGGTGACTTATTTTACTGAAAAACCGAAGCAAATCTTGCCTATATCAAGAGTGTAATAACAGGAAAGAAGTAGCTGGCCTTCAGAGATGCAGGTTGAATTCCAATGGTCCAGGTGTGAAGATGCGTTATATTGGATAATTTTGTAGATAACAGATAATTTAATGActaagtttttatataatttcgTGTATAGAaggaagtaacagaaaaaaatagcctttaaaaatagtaacattcTATAAATAGTAGAATTTCCCCAGAGAATGTAAAGTTGAGTGTCCTTCCAGTCAATGAAATTTAATTACTTCTTCATCAACTATAATGTAAATTTATAGGCTTAATTTGGCTTGAATTTTGTGAGGGCTAGATGTATTCAGTATTGGGCACTACACTGAGTACCTTAAGAAGCCATAGTTAGGACAAACAGGATTTCAGTAAATTAGTTTCCCCACCATGTTAGAATATAAAGATTTTATCTCTGTTCACATGGCTTTGAGAGTGTTTTGCAGTAGACAAAAATCTAAGA is drawn from Panthera leo isolate Ple1 chromosome B1, P.leo_Ple1_pat1.1, whole genome shotgun sequence and contains these coding sequences:
- the INTS12 gene encoding integrator complex subunit 12, translating into MAAAVNLELDPIFLKALGFLHSKSKDSAEKLKALLDESLARGIDSSYRPSQKDVEPPKISSAKAISVKQEPKTSSSLPSGNNNGKVLTTEKVKKEAEKRPADKMKSDITEGVDIPKKPRLEKPETRSSPITVQTSKDLAMADLSSFEETSADDFAMEMGLACVVCRQMTVASGNQLVECQECHNLYHQDCHKPQVTDKEVNDPRLVWYCARCTRQMKRMAQKTQKPPQKPAPTVVSVAPAVKDPLVKKPETKLKQETTFLAFKRTEVKTSTAISGNSSSTSVSSSVTSGLTGWAAFAAKTSSAGPSTAKLSSTTQNNSGKPATSSTNQKPVGLTGLATSSKSGIGSKIGSNNNTAPTVPLKPPPPLTLGKTGLSRSVSCDNVSKVGLPSPSSLVPGSTSQLSGNGNSGTSGSSGNTTSKTTSESSSSPLASLKGPTSQESQLNAMKRLQMVKKKAAQKKLKK